A single region of the Enterobacter cloacae complex sp. R_G8 genome encodes:
- a CDS encoding lactonase family protein — translation MHTRTLLVASLSLLANAAIAQTQYAWVGTYNPNGEGLYRFTVDPHTGALSDKMLVSKLPNAAQLTVSHDGKMLYLASEVEQGVVQALRIGASGELSELNQISSGGAGPVYLSLTPNGRHLLVANYVSGSIAVLSIKADGSLGDATDKRQDQGEPGAAKPEAAVEGSFAISDHNGPHAHMIAADPSGKYVFSTDLGLDRIYQYRFDDRTGKLTPNDPPFISASSKGAGPRHFVFTPKGDALWLINEEASTLTHYTLDSNGRLKEGKTLSALPEGYKGTSFAAGLVLSSDGKQLYVANRLHNSIGHFTVTAEGTLTHQDDVWTRGDYPRTLTLDKQGRWLYVMNQRSDNITRFRVGQDGKLSFESDYTPVGSPSQMVISP, via the coding sequence ATGCACACCCGTACCTTGCTTGTCGCTTCACTCTCTTTACTGGCTAACGCCGCTATCGCCCAGACGCAGTACGCCTGGGTCGGCACCTACAACCCCAACGGGGAAGGGCTGTACCGCTTTACTGTGGACCCGCACACCGGTGCGCTCAGCGATAAAATGCTGGTCAGCAAGCTACCGAATGCCGCGCAACTGACCGTCTCTCACGATGGCAAAATGCTGTATCTGGCAAGCGAAGTGGAGCAGGGCGTGGTGCAGGCGCTGCGTATTGGTGCCAGCGGCGAACTGAGCGAGCTGAATCAGATCTCCTCCGGTGGTGCGGGGCCGGTGTATCTGTCGCTCACGCCGAACGGGCGTCATCTGCTGGTGGCAAACTACGTAAGTGGATCGATCGCCGTGCTGTCGATCAAAGCCGATGGCAGCCTGGGTGACGCCACGGACAAACGTCAGGATCAGGGCGAACCGGGTGCGGCAAAACCGGAAGCCGCTGTGGAGGGCAGTTTTGCCATCAGCGATCATAATGGCCCCCATGCGCACATGATCGCCGCCGATCCGAGCGGGAAATATGTGTTTTCCACCGATCTGGGGCTGGATCGTATCTACCAGTACCGCTTTGACGATCGAACCGGCAAGCTGACGCCGAACGATCCGCCGTTTATCAGCGCCTCCTCAAAAGGGGCCGGGCCGCGGCACTTTGTCTTTACGCCGAAGGGGGATGCGCTGTGGCTGATTAATGAAGAGGCGTCAACGCTCACCCATTATACGCTGGACAGCAACGGCAGGCTGAAAGAGGGCAAAACGCTCTCCGCGCTGCCAGAAGGTTACAAAGGCACCAGTTTTGCGGCCGGGCTGGTGCTGAGCTCAGATGGTAAACAGCTGTATGTGGCTAACCGTTTGCATAACAGCATCGGGCACTTTACCGTAACAGCGGAGGGCACGCTGACGCATCAGGACGATGTCTGGACGCGTGGCGACTACCCGCGCACCCTGACGCTCGATAAACAGGGGCGCTGGCTGTACGTCATGAACCAGCGCAGCGACAACATTACCCGTTTCCGCGTCGGTCAGGACGGCAAGCTAAGCTTTGAGTCAGACTATACCCCGGTCGGCAGCCCATCCCAGATGGTCATTTCACCCTGA
- a CDS encoding transcription antiterminator: MRFPNQRLAQLFDLLQNETLPQDELAQRLSVSTRTVRADISALNALLASHGAQFILSRGNGYQLKIDDAVRYQQLQASHPRALRIPRTGPERVHYLVVRFLTSAFSLKLEDLADEWFVSRATLQSDMVEVREWFHRYNLTLETRPRHGMKLFGSEMATRACLTDLLWELAQQDSLNPLVTDVALNAGVAEQMVPVLHEALTRHHIRLTDEGELFLRLYCAVSVRRISEGYPLPEFHAEDVEENVRDAAKDIAVTIQQLAGKALSPSEESWLCVHIAARQIQDIAPSAINADDDEALVNYILRYINTHYNYNLLSDEQLHADLLTHIKTMITRVRYQIMIPNPLLDNIKQHYPMAWDMTLAAVSSWGKYTPYVISENEIGFLVLHIGVGLERHYNIGYQRQPRVLLVCDAGNAMVRMIEAVLQRKYPQIEVTRTLTLREYEQTESISEDFVISTARVSEKSKPVVMIAPFPTDYQLEQIGKLVLVDRTRPWMLDKYFDAAHFRILNAPVDQQTLFRELCVQLEEEGFVGAEFLDSVVEREAIVSTMLGDGIALPHSLGLLAHKTVVYTVLAPHGVQWGDETAHVIFLLAISKSEYEEAMAIYDIFVTFLRERAMSRLCSCGDFAGFKAVAMESLSRF; the protein is encoded by the coding sequence GTGCGATTTCCGAACCAACGTTTAGCGCAACTTTTCGATCTGTTGCAAAACGAGACGCTGCCGCAGGACGAGCTGGCGCAGCGGCTGTCGGTCTCCACGCGAACCGTCCGGGCGGATATTTCCGCCCTGAACGCGCTGCTGGCAAGCCACGGCGCGCAGTTTATCCTTAGCCGTGGCAATGGCTACCAGCTCAAAATTGACGATGCGGTACGTTATCAGCAGCTACAGGCTTCCCACCCGCGCGCGCTGCGCATTCCCCGTACCGGGCCGGAGCGCGTGCATTATCTGGTGGTGCGTTTTCTCACCTCGGCGTTTTCACTCAAGCTGGAAGACCTGGCCGATGAGTGGTTCGTCAGCCGCGCCACGCTGCAGAGCGACATGGTGGAGGTGCGGGAGTGGTTCCACCGCTACAACCTGACGCTGGAAACGCGTCCACGCCACGGCATGAAGCTGTTTGGCAGTGAGATGGCGACCCGCGCCTGTCTGACCGATCTGCTCTGGGAGCTGGCCCAGCAGGACAGCCTGAACCCGCTGGTGACCGACGTGGCGCTCAATGCCGGAGTAGCAGAGCAGATGGTGCCCGTACTGCACGAGGCGCTGACGCGGCATCACATCCGCCTGACCGACGAAGGCGAGCTGTTCCTGCGACTCTACTGCGCGGTGTCGGTTCGCCGCATCAGCGAGGGGTATCCGCTGCCGGAATTCCACGCCGAAGATGTGGAAGAGAACGTGCGTGACGCGGCGAAAGATATCGCGGTGACCATCCAGCAACTGGCGGGCAAAGCGCTTTCCCCTTCGGAAGAGAGCTGGCTATGCGTGCATATCGCCGCGCGGCAAATCCAGGATATCGCGCCGAGCGCCATCAATGCGGATGACGACGAAGCGCTGGTCAACTACATCCTGCGCTATATCAACACCCACTATAACTACAACCTGCTCAGCGACGAGCAGCTGCATGCGGATCTGCTTACCCATATCAAAACCATGATCACCCGCGTGCGGTATCAAATCATGATCCCGAATCCGCTGCTGGATAACATCAAGCAGCACTATCCGATGGCGTGGGATATGACGCTGGCGGCAGTCTCAAGCTGGGGCAAATACACGCCATATGTGATCAGCGAAAACGAGATTGGCTTCCTGGTGCTGCATATTGGCGTCGGGCTGGAGCGCCACTATAACATTGGCTACCAGCGCCAGCCGCGCGTGCTGCTGGTGTGCGATGCCGGTAATGCCATGGTGCGCATGATTGAGGCGGTGCTGCAGCGCAAATACCCGCAGATTGAGGTCACACGCACGCTTACGCTTCGCGAGTACGAGCAGACGGAATCCATTAGCGAAGACTTTGTGATCTCAACTGCCCGCGTCAGTGAAAAGTCAAAGCCGGTGGTGATGATTGCCCCGTTCCCGACGGACTACCAGCTGGAGCAGATTGGCAAGCTGGTGCTGGTGGACAGAACCCGTCCGTGGATGCTGGATAAATACTTCGATGCCGCGCATTTCCGCATTCTCAACGCCCCTGTGGACCAGCAAACGCTGTTCCGCGAGCTCTGCGTCCAGCTTGAAGAGGAGGGCTTTGTCGGGGCGGAGTTCCTCGACTCGGTCGTTGAACGTGAAGCCATCGTCAGCACCATGCTCGGCGACGGCATCGCGCTGCCGCACTCACTGGGTCTGCTGGCACATAAAACGGTGGTCTATACCGTGCTCGCCCCGCACGGCGTCCAGTGGGGCGACGAAACCGCCCACGTCATCTTCCTGCTCGCCATCAGCAAAAGCGAATACGAAGAGGCGATGGCGATCTACGATATTTTCGTCACCTTCCTGCGCGAGCGTGCGATGTCACGGCTCTGTAGCTGCGGTGATTTTGCCGGGTTTAAGGCAGTGGCGATGGAGAGTTTGAGCCGGTTTTGA
- a CDS encoding KDGP aldolase family protein, whose translation MKLTPNFYRDRVCLNVLAGSKANASAIYEAAEGHVLVGVLSKNYPDVASAVADMREYAALIDNALSVGLGAGDPNQSAMVSEISRQVQPQHVNQVFTGVATSRALLGQNESVVNGLVSPTGTVGMVKISTGPLSSAAPDGIVPVETAIALLKDFGGSSVKYFPMGGLKCRDEYQAVAEACARHDFWLEPTGGIDLENYEAILQIALDAGVSKIIPHIYSSIIDKASGDTRPDDVRTLLAMTKTLVK comes from the coding sequence ATGAAACTGACCCCCAATTTTTACCGTGACCGCGTCTGCCTGAACGTGCTGGCAGGCTCAAAAGCGAATGCCAGCGCCATTTACGAGGCGGCGGAAGGTCATGTGCTGGTGGGCGTGCTCTCCAAAAATTACCCGGACGTGGCCAGTGCGGTTGCTGATATGCGTGAGTACGCGGCGCTGATTGATAACGCGCTCTCGGTAGGCCTGGGGGCGGGTGATCCGAACCAGTCGGCGATGGTGAGCGAAATCTCCCGTCAGGTGCAGCCGCAGCACGTTAACCAGGTTTTCACCGGCGTGGCCACCAGCCGTGCGCTGCTGGGGCAGAACGAATCGGTGGTCAACGGGCTGGTCTCGCCGACCGGCACCGTCGGGATGGTGAAAATCTCCACCGGCCCGCTGAGCAGCGCGGCACCGGACGGCATTGTGCCGGTTGAAACGGCGATCGCCCTGCTGAAAGACTTTGGCGGCAGTTCAGTCAAATACTTCCCGATGGGCGGTCTGAAGTGCCGTGACGAATACCAGGCCGTGGCGGAAGCCTGCGCCCGTCACGACTTCTGGCTGGAGCCGACCGGGGGTATCGATCTGGAAAACTACGAGGCGATCCTGCAGATCGCTCTGGACGCGGGCGTGAGCAAAATCATTCCGCATATTTACAGCTCGATTATCGACAAAGCCAGCGGCGATACGCGTCCGGATGATGTGCGTACGCTGCTTGCGATGACGAAGACGCTGGTGAAGTAA
- a CDS encoding DgaE family pyridoxal phosphate-dependent ammonia lyase translates to MPSIYEKYHLKQVINTSGRMTALGVSTPRPEVVQAAMDGMNHYFEMKDLVNKTGEYIAKLLEVEGATVVSCASAGIAQSVAAVLVKDSDWLLENLHVTPVENNEIVLPKGHNVNFGAPVGTMVALGGGKLVEAGYANECSADQLAAAITPRTAAILYIKSHHCVQKSMLSVEQAAVVARKHDLPLIVDAAAEEDLHTYYRSGADLVIYSGAKAIEGPTSGLVIGKTQYVEWVKRQTAGIGRAMKVGKEGILGLTCAIEHYLTATKESGTEMVAKMTPFIDALNTLNGVTARVVWDSAGRDIARTEIKFDEAVTGIGTGELVNALKQGEYAIYFRGYKANEGIIEADVRSVNAEQLNIVYRRISEVLGQEKKA, encoded by the coding sequence ATGCCTTCGATTTATGAGAAGTACCACTTAAAGCAAGTCATCAACACCTCTGGCCGCATGACGGCGCTGGGTGTCTCCACGCCACGCCCGGAAGTGGTGCAGGCGGCGATGGACGGCATGAATCACTATTTCGAGATGAAGGATCTGGTCAACAAAACCGGGGAATACATCGCGAAGCTGCTGGAGGTGGAAGGGGCGACGGTGGTCTCCTGCGCATCCGCGGGCATCGCCCAGTCCGTGGCGGCGGTGCTGGTGAAAGACAGCGACTGGCTGCTGGAAAACCTGCACGTCACTCCAGTTGAGAACAACGAAATCGTTCTACCGAAAGGCCACAACGTTAACTTTGGCGCGCCGGTGGGCACCATGGTGGCGCTGGGCGGCGGCAAGCTGGTGGAAGCGGGTTACGCTAACGAATGCTCAGCCGATCAGCTGGCGGCGGCGATCACCCCGCGCACGGCGGCGATCCTCTATATCAAATCGCACCACTGCGTGCAGAAAAGCATGCTCAGCGTTGAGCAGGCCGCGGTTGTGGCGCGCAAACACGATCTGCCCCTGATCGTCGATGCCGCAGCGGAAGAAGATCTGCATACCTATTACCGCTCCGGTGCCGACCTGGTGATCTACAGCGGCGCGAAGGCAATTGAAGGGCCAACCAGCGGGCTGGTGATCGGCAAAACCCAGTACGTTGAGTGGGTGAAGCGCCAGACGGCGGGCATTGGCCGCGCCATGAAGGTGGGTAAAGAGGGGATCCTCGGTCTGACCTGCGCCATCGAACACTACCTGACGGCGACCAAAGAGAGTGGGACGGAGATGGTGGCGAAGATGACACCGTTTATCGATGCGCTCAACACCCTTAACGGCGTCACCGCGCGCGTGGTCTGGGACAGTGCCGGTCGCGATATCGCGCGCACCGAGATTAAGTTTGACGAAGCCGTAACCGGCATCGGCACCGGCGAGCTGGTGAATGCCCTGAAGCAGGGCGAATACGCCATTTATTTCCGCGGCTACAAGGCCAACGAAGGGATTATCGAAGCGGACGTGCGCAGCGTGAACGCTGAGCAGTTGAACATTGTGTACCGCCGCATAAGCGAAGTGTTAGGACAGGAGAAAAAGGCATGA